The Bemisia tabaci chromosome 5, PGI_BMITA_v3 genome includes a window with the following:
- the LOC109036597 gene encoding CCR4-NOT transcription complex subunit 4 isoform X3: MALLNQSGEEQVECPLCMEPLEVDDLNFFPCTCGYQICRFCWHRIRTDENGLCPACRKAYPEDPADFKPLSKEEVSKLKAEKRQKDQLRKQKVTENRKYLANVRVVQRNLVFVVGLPLRLADQEVLKKHEYFGKFGKIHKVVINQSTTYAGSQGPSASAYVTYQKADDALRAIQAVNNISVDGRVIKTSLGTTKYCSHFMKNQTCPKPDCMYLHEMGDSEASFTKEEMQQGKHQEYEKKLHDALIAATANSRKPNPSPPTVMTTSSNPTPVPVTNNSKDSWPSLQASPPADPTPFIPTPPTNSISTTNNNNKGETRSYKQNSYSDKNRKKKQSSEEKKLCKETLHLQTQAIDLERIPSTDFDYDNSLPNSCDSPQTTFTEIEKPNSPIQQLVNGDLDTQTIEPLEQYEQNRHRPPSLFEPDNNSFFSSHTFSEKPNNSCGSLTEDWHVNGLTYMPDVLPPVHSTEDWQAAFCNHIQKKEEPDEQHIRNDDDLGFDPFHETQKGFAEMIEKENQIKSRHTYMQHNNGLSNCSKLLDGLRINGTVPPPPGFTSTTNHMNAFSLGVPRTVNKTLPCVQPTITFPQHPPPPVWDWTALDPAIVTSAQHWDLYSAPPPPGFLLRQTLDNL, translated from the exons ATGGCTCTTTTGAATCAAAGCGGAGAAGAACAGGTTGAGTGTCCATTATGCATGGAACCACTGGAAGTGGACGACTTGAATTTCTTCCCATGCACATGTGGTTACCAG ATTTGTCGATTCTGCTGGCATCGCATTCGAACAGATGAAAATGGGCTGTGTCCAGCATGTCGGAAAGCGTATCCAGAGGATCCTGCAGATTTTAAACCACTGTCAAAAGAAGAagtgtcaaaattgaaagcagaaaAAAGGCAGAAGGATCAGTTAAGGAAGCAGAAAGTAACAGAGAATAGGAAGTATTTAGCTAATGTAAGGGTTGTCCAGAGGAACTTAGTGTTCGTTGTGGGACTTCCTCTTAGACTAGCAGATCAAGAG GTTCTAAAAAAACATGAGTattttgggaaatttggcaagattcATAAAGTGGTCATAAATCAGAGTACAACCTATGCAGGGTCGCAG GGGCCCAGTGCAAGTGCGTACGTAACGTATCAGAAAGCGGATGATGCGTTGAGGGCTATTCAGGCCGTCAACAACATTTCCGTCGATGGACGGGTGATAAAAACATCACTTGGTACAACCAAGTATTGCTCACACTTTATGAAAAATCAAACCTGTCCAAAGCCCGATTGCATGTATCTACATGAAATGGGCGACTCGGAAGCCAGTTTCACCAAGGAAGAAATGCAACAGGGAAAACATCAAGAATACGAGAAAAAACTCCACGACGCATTAATCGCAGCCACAGCAAACAGTAG gaAACCAAACCCTTCCCCTCCGACAGTAATGACAACAAGCAGCAATCCAACCCCTGTACCAGTAACCAACAATAGCAAAGATTCATGGCCTTCTCTTCAAGCTTCACCACCAG caGACCCAACACCGTTCATTCCAACACCCCCTACAAATTCAATATCCacaacaaacaacaacaacaaaggcgAAACACGGTCCTATAAACAAAACTCGTATTCAGATAAAAAccggaagaaaaaacaaagctCAGAGGAAAA GAAACTTTGCAAAGAAACACTTCACCTCCAGACCCAGGCGATAGATTTAGAAAGAATTCCGAGCACAGATTTTGACTACGATAATTCTCTCCCGAACTCATGTGACAGTCCACAAACAACCTTTACAG AAATTGAAAAACCCAATTCTCCTATCCAACAATTAGTCAATGGAGATCTCGACACACAAA CAATAGAACCACTTGAACAATATGAACAAAACAGGCATCGGCCCCCATCACTGTTTGAGCCAGATAATAACTCCTTCTTCTCCTCGCACACATTCTCTGAAAAACCTAACAATAGTTGTGGATCTTTAACAGAGGACTGGCATGTAAATGGCTTAACCTACATGCCAGATGTTCTACCTCCAGTTCACTCTACTGAAGACTGGCAAGCAGCATTTTGTAACCACATTCAAAAGAAGGAAGAACCTGATGAACAG CACATTAGAAATGATGATGATCTAGGATTTGATCCGTTTCATGAAACACAAAAAGGTTTTGCAGAAatgattgaaaaagaaaatcaaataaaatccaGGCACACTTATATGCAACACAATAATGG GCTATCAAATTGTTCAAAACTGTTAGATGGGCTTCGAATAAATGGAACTGTTCCTCCCCCACCTGGTTTCACATCAACAACCAATCACATGAATGCCTTTTCATTAGGCGTACCCCGGACTGTAAACAAAACACTTCCCTGTGTTCAGCCTACCATCACATTTCCACAACATCCTCCTCCTCCAG TATGGGATTGGACTGCCCTAGATCCAGCCATTGTTACATCAGCACAACACTGGGACCTATATTCAGCTCCTCCTCCACCTGGTTTCCTACTGCGGCAGACGTTGGATA ATCTGTAA
- the LOC109036597 gene encoding CCR4-NOT transcription complex subunit 4 isoform X1: protein MALLNQSGEEQVECPLCMEPLEVDDLNFFPCTCGYQICRFCWHRIRTDENGLCPACRKAYPEDPADFKPLSKEEVSKLKAEKRQKDQLRKQKVTENRKYLANVRVVQRNLVFVVGLPLRLADQEVLKKHEYFGKFGKIHKVVINQSTTYAGSQGPSASAYVTYQKADDALRAIQAVNNISVDGRVIKTSLGTTKYCSHFMKNQTCPKPDCMYLHEMGDSEASFTKEEMQQGKHQEYEKKLHDALIAATANSRKPNPSPPTVMTTSSNPTPVPVTNNSKDSWPSLQASPPADPTPFIPTPPTNSISTTNNNNKGETRSYKQNSYSDKNRKKKQSSEEKKLCKETLHLQTQAIDLERIPSTDFDYDNSLPNSCDSPQTTFTEIEKPNSPIQQLVNGDLDTQTIEPLEQYEQNRHRPPSLFEPDNNSFFSSHTFSEKPNNSCGSLTEDWHVNGLTYMPDVLPPVHSTEDWQAAFCNHIQKKEEPDEQHIRNDDDLGFDPFHETQKGFAEMIEKENQIKSRHTYMQHNNGLSNCSKLLDGLRINGTVPPPPGFTSTTNHMNAFSLGVPRTVNKTLPCVQPTITFPQHPPPPVWDWTALDPAIVTSAQHWDLYSAPPPPGFLLRQTLDSKCVNNSWW from the exons ATGGCTCTTTTGAATCAAAGCGGAGAAGAACAGGTTGAGTGTCCATTATGCATGGAACCACTGGAAGTGGACGACTTGAATTTCTTCCCATGCACATGTGGTTACCAG ATTTGTCGATTCTGCTGGCATCGCATTCGAACAGATGAAAATGGGCTGTGTCCAGCATGTCGGAAAGCGTATCCAGAGGATCCTGCAGATTTTAAACCACTGTCAAAAGAAGAagtgtcaaaattgaaagcagaaaAAAGGCAGAAGGATCAGTTAAGGAAGCAGAAAGTAACAGAGAATAGGAAGTATTTAGCTAATGTAAGGGTTGTCCAGAGGAACTTAGTGTTCGTTGTGGGACTTCCTCTTAGACTAGCAGATCAAGAG GTTCTAAAAAAACATGAGTattttgggaaatttggcaagattcATAAAGTGGTCATAAATCAGAGTACAACCTATGCAGGGTCGCAG GGGCCCAGTGCAAGTGCGTACGTAACGTATCAGAAAGCGGATGATGCGTTGAGGGCTATTCAGGCCGTCAACAACATTTCCGTCGATGGACGGGTGATAAAAACATCACTTGGTACAACCAAGTATTGCTCACACTTTATGAAAAATCAAACCTGTCCAAAGCCCGATTGCATGTATCTACATGAAATGGGCGACTCGGAAGCCAGTTTCACCAAGGAAGAAATGCAACAGGGAAAACATCAAGAATACGAGAAAAAACTCCACGACGCATTAATCGCAGCCACAGCAAACAGTAG gaAACCAAACCCTTCCCCTCCGACAGTAATGACAACAAGCAGCAATCCAACCCCTGTACCAGTAACCAACAATAGCAAAGATTCATGGCCTTCTCTTCAAGCTTCACCACCAG caGACCCAACACCGTTCATTCCAACACCCCCTACAAATTCAATATCCacaacaaacaacaacaacaaaggcgAAACACGGTCCTATAAACAAAACTCGTATTCAGATAAAAAccggaagaaaaaacaaagctCAGAGGAAAA GAAACTTTGCAAAGAAACACTTCACCTCCAGACCCAGGCGATAGATTTAGAAAGAATTCCGAGCACAGATTTTGACTACGATAATTCTCTCCCGAACTCATGTGACAGTCCACAAACAACCTTTACAG AAATTGAAAAACCCAATTCTCCTATCCAACAATTAGTCAATGGAGATCTCGACACACAAA CAATAGAACCACTTGAACAATATGAACAAAACAGGCATCGGCCCCCATCACTGTTTGAGCCAGATAATAACTCCTTCTTCTCCTCGCACACATTCTCTGAAAAACCTAACAATAGTTGTGGATCTTTAACAGAGGACTGGCATGTAAATGGCTTAACCTACATGCCAGATGTTCTACCTCCAGTTCACTCTACTGAAGACTGGCAAGCAGCATTTTGTAACCACATTCAAAAGAAGGAAGAACCTGATGAACAG CACATTAGAAATGATGATGATCTAGGATTTGATCCGTTTCATGAAACACAAAAAGGTTTTGCAGAAatgattgaaaaagaaaatcaaataaaatccaGGCACACTTATATGCAACACAATAATGG GCTATCAAATTGTTCAAAACTGTTAGATGGGCTTCGAATAAATGGAACTGTTCCTCCCCCACCTGGTTTCACATCAACAACCAATCACATGAATGCCTTTTCATTAGGCGTACCCCGGACTGTAAACAAAACACTTCCCTGTGTTCAGCCTACCATCACATTTCCACAACATCCTCCTCCTCCAG TATGGGATTGGACTGCCCTAGATCCAGCCATTGTTACATCAGCACAACACTGGGACCTATATTCAGCTCCTCCTCCACCTGGTTTCCTACTGCGGCAGACGTTGGATAGTAAGTGTGTTAATAACTCTTGGTGGTGA
- the LOC109036597 gene encoding uncharacterized protein isoform X2, with protein MALLNQSGEEQVECPLCMEPLEVDDLNFFPCTCGYQICRFCWHRIRTDENGLCPACRKAYPEDPADFKPLSKEEVSKLKAEKRQKDQLRKQKVTENRKYLANVRVVQRNLVFVVGLPLRLADQEVLKKHEYFGKFGKIHKVVINQSTTYAGSQGPSASAYVTYQKADDALRAIQAVNNISVDGRVIKTSLGTTKYCSHFMKNQTCPKPDCMYLHEMGDSEASFTKEEMQQGKHQEYEKKLHDALIAATANSRKPNPSPPTVMTTSSNPTPVPVTNNSKDSWPSLQASPPDPTPFIPTPPTNSISTTNNNNKGETRSYKQNSYSDKNRKKKQSSEEKKLCKETLHLQTQAIDLERIPSTDFDYDNSLPNSCDSPQTTFTEIEKPNSPIQQLVNGDLDTQTIEPLEQYEQNRHRPPSLFEPDNNSFFSSHTFSEKPNNSCGSLTEDWHVNGLTYMPDVLPPVHSTEDWQAAFCNHIQKKEEPDEQHIRNDDDLGFDPFHETQKGFAEMIEKENQIKSRHTYMQHNNGLSNCSKLLDGLRINGTVPPPPGFTSTTNHMNAFSLGVPRTVNKTLPCVQPTITFPQHPPPPVWDWTALDPAIVTSAQHWDLYSAPPPPGFLLRQTLDSKCVNNSWW; from the exons ATGGCTCTTTTGAATCAAAGCGGAGAAGAACAGGTTGAGTGTCCATTATGCATGGAACCACTGGAAGTGGACGACTTGAATTTCTTCCCATGCACATGTGGTTACCAG ATTTGTCGATTCTGCTGGCATCGCATTCGAACAGATGAAAATGGGCTGTGTCCAGCATGTCGGAAAGCGTATCCAGAGGATCCTGCAGATTTTAAACCACTGTCAAAAGAAGAagtgtcaaaattgaaagcagaaaAAAGGCAGAAGGATCAGTTAAGGAAGCAGAAAGTAACAGAGAATAGGAAGTATTTAGCTAATGTAAGGGTTGTCCAGAGGAACTTAGTGTTCGTTGTGGGACTTCCTCTTAGACTAGCAGATCAAGAG GTTCTAAAAAAACATGAGTattttgggaaatttggcaagattcATAAAGTGGTCATAAATCAGAGTACAACCTATGCAGGGTCGCAG GGGCCCAGTGCAAGTGCGTACGTAACGTATCAGAAAGCGGATGATGCGTTGAGGGCTATTCAGGCCGTCAACAACATTTCCGTCGATGGACGGGTGATAAAAACATCACTTGGTACAACCAAGTATTGCTCACACTTTATGAAAAATCAAACCTGTCCAAAGCCCGATTGCATGTATCTACATGAAATGGGCGACTCGGAAGCCAGTTTCACCAAGGAAGAAATGCAACAGGGAAAACATCAAGAATACGAGAAAAAACTCCACGACGCATTAATCGCAGCCACAGCAAACAGTAG gaAACCAAACCCTTCCCCTCCGACAGTAATGACAACAAGCAGCAATCCAACCCCTGTACCAGTAACCAACAATAGCAAAGATTCATGGCCTTCTCTTCAAGCTTCACCACCAG ACCCAACACCGTTCATTCCAACACCCCCTACAAATTCAATATCCacaacaaacaacaacaacaaaggcgAAACACGGTCCTATAAACAAAACTCGTATTCAGATAAAAAccggaagaaaaaacaaagctCAGAGGAAAA GAAACTTTGCAAAGAAACACTTCACCTCCAGACCCAGGCGATAGATTTAGAAAGAATTCCGAGCACAGATTTTGACTACGATAATTCTCTCCCGAACTCATGTGACAGTCCACAAACAACCTTTACAG AAATTGAAAAACCCAATTCTCCTATCCAACAATTAGTCAATGGAGATCTCGACACACAAA CAATAGAACCACTTGAACAATATGAACAAAACAGGCATCGGCCCCCATCACTGTTTGAGCCAGATAATAACTCCTTCTTCTCCTCGCACACATTCTCTGAAAAACCTAACAATAGTTGTGGATCTTTAACAGAGGACTGGCATGTAAATGGCTTAACCTACATGCCAGATGTTCTACCTCCAGTTCACTCTACTGAAGACTGGCAAGCAGCATTTTGTAACCACATTCAAAAGAAGGAAGAACCTGATGAACAG CACATTAGAAATGATGATGATCTAGGATTTGATCCGTTTCATGAAACACAAAAAGGTTTTGCAGAAatgattgaaaaagaaaatcaaataaaatccaGGCACACTTATATGCAACACAATAATGG GCTATCAAATTGTTCAAAACTGTTAGATGGGCTTCGAATAAATGGAACTGTTCCTCCCCCACCTGGTTTCACATCAACAACCAATCACATGAATGCCTTTTCATTAGGCGTACCCCGGACTGTAAACAAAACACTTCCCTGTGTTCAGCCTACCATCACATTTCCACAACATCCTCCTCCTCCAG TATGGGATTGGACTGCCCTAGATCCAGCCATTGTTACATCAGCACAACACTGGGACCTATATTCAGCTCCTCCTCCACCTGGTTTCCTACTGCGGCAGACGTTGGATAGTAAGTGTGTTAATAACTCTTGGTGGTGA